The following coding sequences are from one Panthera leo isolate Ple1 chromosome E1, P.leo_Ple1_pat1.1, whole genome shotgun sequence window:
- the TMEM11 gene encoding transmembrane protein 11, mitochondrial isoform X3 codes for MPFPLPLGARVSLSATDCYIVHEIYNGENAQDQFEYELEQALEAQYKYIVIEPTRIGDETARWITVGNCLHKTTVLAGTACLFTPLALPLDYSHYISLPAGVLSLACCTLYGISWQFDPCCKYQVEYDAYKLSRLPLHTLTSSTPVVLVRKDDLHRKRLHNTIALAALVYCVKKIYELYAV; via the exons atgcccttccccctgcccctgggggcACG gGTGAGCTTGTCGGCCACAGACTGTTACATCGTGCACGAGATCTACAATGGGGAGAACGCCCAAGACCAGTTTGAGTACGAGCTGGAGCAGGCCCTGGAAGCCCAGTACAAGTACATCGTGATCGAGCCCACGCGCATCGGCGACGAGACTGCCCGCTGGATCACCGTGGGCAACTGCCTGCACAAGACCACCGTGCTGGCGGGCACCGCCTGCCTCTTCACCCCGTTGGCGCTGCCCTTAGATTACTCCCACTACATCTCCCTGCCCGCAGGCGTGCTCAGCCTGGCCTGCTGCACCCTCTACGGCATCTCCTGGCAGTTTGACCCTTGCTGCAAGTACCAAGTGGAGTACGACGCCTATAAACTGTCCCGCCTGCCCCTGCACACACTCACTTCGTCCACCCCGGTGGTGCTGGTCCGGAAGGACGACCTGCACAGAAAGAGACTGCACAACACGATAGCACTCGCCGCCCTGGTGTACTGTGTAAAGAAGATTTACGAACTCTATGCCGTATGA
- the TMEM11 gene encoding transmembrane protein 11, mitochondrial isoform X1 produces the protein MEFVRLVKGSTCASISALAERVCKSVTLTSWVSLSATDCYIVHEIYNGENAQDQFEYELEQALEAQYKYIVIEPTRIGDETARWITVGNCLHKTTVLAGTACLFTPLALPLDYSHYISLPAGVLSLACCTLYGISWQFDPCCKYQVEYDAYKLSRLPLHTLTSSTPVVLVRKDDLHRKRLHNTIALAALVYCVKKIYELYAV, from the exons ATGGAGTTTGTCAG GCTGGTTAAGGGCTCAACGTGCGCATCGATCTCAGCACTGGCAGAGAGGGTGTGCAAGAGCGTAACCCTTACCTCGTG gGTGAGCTTGTCGGCCACAGACTGTTACATCGTGCACGAGATCTACAATGGGGAGAACGCCCAAGACCAGTTTGAGTACGAGCTGGAGCAGGCCCTGGAAGCCCAGTACAAGTACATCGTGATCGAGCCCACGCGCATCGGCGACGAGACTGCCCGCTGGATCACCGTGGGCAACTGCCTGCACAAGACCACCGTGCTGGCGGGCACCGCCTGCCTCTTCACCCCGTTGGCGCTGCCCTTAGATTACTCCCACTACATCTCCCTGCCCGCAGGCGTGCTCAGCCTGGCCTGCTGCACCCTCTACGGCATCTCCTGGCAGTTTGACCCTTGCTGCAAGTACCAAGTGGAGTACGACGCCTATAAACTGTCCCGCCTGCCCCTGCACACACTCACTTCGTCCACCCCGGTGGTGCTGGTCCGGAAGGACGACCTGCACAGAAAGAGACTGCACAACACGATAGCACTCGCCGCCCTGGTGTACTGTGTAAAGAAGATTTACGAACTCTATGCCGTATGA